The Brevibacillus brevis genome contains a region encoding:
- the uvrB gene encoding excinuclease ABC subunit UvrB: MERFELVSEFQPSGDQPTAIAELVAGLKAGKRHQTLLGATGTGKTYTAAQVIAQVNRPTLVMAHNKTLAAQLCAEFKEFFPNNAVEYFVSYYDYYQPEAYIPQSDTFIEKDSSINDEIDKLRHSATSALFERRDVIIVASVSCIYGLGSPEEYRELLLSLRVGMETGRDEILHRLVDIQYTRNDINFTRGTFRVRGDVVEIFPASESEQAIRVEFFGDEIERITSIDVLTGEILGQRDHIAIFPKSHYVTREEKMKLAVQSIEAELEERLKEFRDAGKLLEAQRLEQRTRYDIEMMLEMGFCSGIENYSRHLTGLPAGHAPYTLLDYFPEDFIVMMDESHMTLPQVRGMYNGDRARKDVLVDHGFRLPSARDNRPLKFEEFEAKLKQAIYISATPGPYELEHSPEMVQQVIRPTGLIDPTVTVRPIKGQIDDLIGEIQATIAKNERVLVTTLTKKMSEDLTDYLKEIGIKVRYLHSDIKTIERMQILRSLRLGEFDVLVGINLLREGLDLPEVSLVAILDADKEGFLRNERSLIQTIGRAARNAEGRVIMYADKMTDSMTSAIRETERRRSIQMAYNEKHGITPQTVKKSVREVIEATKVAEEKADYLPHADFKKMPKKDRVAVIERMEEEMKEAARNLMFERAAELRDLILELKAEL; this comes from the coding sequence ATGGAGCGTTTTGAATTGGTATCGGAGTTTCAACCGTCCGGTGACCAGCCGACCGCCATTGCCGAGCTGGTGGCAGGGTTAAAGGCTGGCAAGCGACACCAGACATTGCTGGGTGCGACGGGAACGGGAAAGACTTATACGGCTGCCCAGGTAATTGCTCAGGTGAACAGGCCAACACTCGTGATGGCACACAACAAAACTCTGGCAGCTCAGCTTTGTGCAGAGTTTAAGGAGTTTTTCCCGAACAACGCGGTGGAATACTTCGTCAGCTACTACGATTACTATCAACCCGAAGCATACATTCCCCAATCGGATACGTTTATTGAAAAAGACTCGAGCATTAACGACGAGATCGACAAGCTCCGTCACTCGGCTACCAGTGCTTTGTTCGAACGTCGAGATGTCATCATTGTTGCCTCCGTCTCCTGCATTTACGGATTAGGTTCACCTGAAGAGTACCGTGAATTGCTCTTGTCTTTGCGTGTTGGCATGGAAACAGGACGGGACGAGATTTTGCATCGTCTGGTCGATATCCAGTACACACGCAACGACATCAACTTCACGCGCGGTACGTTCCGTGTGCGGGGTGACGTCGTGGAGATTTTCCCTGCCTCAGAGAGTGAGCAGGCGATTCGCGTTGAGTTTTTTGGAGATGAAATAGAGCGGATTACTTCGATTGACGTACTGACCGGCGAGATTTTGGGACAGCGTGATCACATTGCTATTTTCCCTAAATCTCACTACGTGACGCGCGAAGAGAAAATGAAGCTGGCTGTCCAAAGCATCGAGGCCGAGCTGGAAGAAAGATTGAAAGAATTCCGTGATGCGGGCAAGCTCTTGGAAGCACAGCGACTCGAGCAACGTACACGGTACGATATTGAGATGATGCTGGAGATGGGCTTTTGCTCCGGTATCGAAAACTACTCGCGCCATCTGACAGGACTGCCTGCCGGGCATGCTCCGTATACCTTGCTGGATTACTTTCCAGAAGATTTTATCGTCATGATGGATGAGTCTCATATGACCTTGCCGCAGGTTCGGGGGATGTATAACGGTGACCGCGCACGGAAGGATGTACTGGTCGATCACGGATTCCGTCTGCCTTCTGCGCGCGATAACCGTCCACTCAAGTTCGAGGAGTTTGAAGCAAAGCTGAAACAAGCGATCTATATTTCAGCTACGCCTGGTCCTTATGAGCTGGAGCACAGCCCGGAAATGGTGCAGCAGGTGATTCGTCCGACAGGCTTGATTGACCCAACGGTTACGGTACGTCCGATCAAGGGACAGATAGACGATTTGATTGGCGAAATTCAAGCCACGATTGCGAAAAATGAGCGAGTTCTCGTCACGACTCTGACGAAGAAAATGTCTGAGGATTTGACGGACTATCTGAAAGAAATCGGAATCAAGGTCCGCTATCTTCACTCGGATATTAAAACGATTGAGCGGATGCAGATTTTACGTTCATTGCGCTTGGGCGAGTTTGATGTGCTGGTCGGGATTAACCTCTTGCGGGAAGGTCTAGACTTGCCGGAGGTATCGCTTGTGGCGATTTTGGATGCAGACAAGGAAGGCTTCCTGCGCAATGAGCGCTCTCTGATTCAGACGATCGGTCGGGCTGCGCGGAACGCAGAGGGACGCGTTATCATGTACGCGGACAAAATGACAGATTCGATGACCTCTGCGATTCGAGAGACAGAACGTCGTCGTTCCATTCAGATGGCTTACAATGAAAAGCACGGCATCACGCCGCAAACCGTGAAAAAGTCCGTCCGCGAAGTGATCGAGGCGACCAAGGTAGCGGAGGAAAAAGCAGATTACTTGCCACATGCAGACTTCAAGAAAATGCCGAAGAAGGATCGCGTGGCTGTCATAGAACGTATGGAAGAAGAAATGAAGGAAGCGGCACGCAACCTCATGTTCGAGCGTGCGGCCGAATTGCGTGATTTGATTCTTGAACTGAAGGCGGAACTCTAA
- a CDS encoding murein hydrolase activator EnvC family protein — MRKRILLALVITGLVVGTVIPTNVSLAAPSKASLDKINRELKEIQKKKKSQQQQLKKTEQQINVVQKEKKGLETQLMQIDLRRNDTQRKLDKLEQQMDDTKEKAAHAQDQLDEAKDRVAKRDALLRTRVTSMYERGTISYLDVLLGSSDFGDFLTRMQALQLILEQDTRILEDNIRDKETIETKKKEIDHQLTVYAGMFDEAEELKVELDRQYKQSMVVKAELEKKESALQEDFVQYGQELLTITKMESAKYAERVRAMSSSSTAYKGGKFALPVASGQFRFTSGFGVRKDPFTGRSAGHNGLDMAARKGTPIMAAADGIVIYAGYSNGYGNTVMIKHNSEYTTLYGHIREGGIKVSAGQSVSRGQKIAEVGSTGRSTGNHLHFTVYKNDVEVNPMPYLK; from the coding sequence TAAAAGAAATCCAAAAGAAGAAGAAAAGCCAGCAGCAGCAATTGAAGAAGACCGAACAACAGATCAATGTCGTGCAAAAAGAGAAAAAGGGCTTGGAAACGCAATTGATGCAAATCGATTTGCGTCGCAACGATACACAGAGAAAGCTGGACAAGCTTGAGCAGCAAATGGATGATACCAAGGAAAAAGCAGCACACGCGCAGGATCAGCTGGATGAGGCAAAAGACCGCGTGGCGAAAAGGGATGCCTTGCTCAGAACACGCGTGACTTCCATGTATGAACGCGGTACGATCTCCTATTTGGATGTACTTCTCGGTTCCTCTGACTTTGGGGACTTTTTGACGCGTATGCAGGCCTTGCAGCTTATTTTGGAGCAGGACACGCGTATTTTAGAGGATAACATTCGTGATAAGGAAACTATTGAGACCAAAAAGAAAGAAATTGATCATCAGCTGACTGTGTACGCCGGGATGTTCGATGAGGCTGAGGAGCTCAAAGTCGAATTGGACAGGCAGTACAAGCAAAGTATGGTGGTCAAGGCTGAATTGGAAAAGAAAGAATCCGCCCTTCAAGAAGATTTTGTTCAGTATGGACAGGAGCTTTTGACGATCACTAAAATGGAATCAGCTAAATACGCCGAGCGGGTACGAGCAATGAGTTCTTCCAGTACAGCCTACAAGGGCGGAAAGTTTGCTTTACCAGTAGCGAGTGGTCAGTTTCGCTTCACTTCTGGTTTTGGTGTACGAAAGGACCCGTTTACAGGGAGATCTGCTGGGCATAATGGTTTAGATATGGCAGCACGAAAAGGAACTCCAATCATGGCAGCGGCTGACGGAATAGTGATCTATGCCGGATATTCCAACGGCTACGGGAATACTGTAATGATCAAGCATAACTCGGAATATACCACCCTGTACGGTCATATTCGCGAGGGCGGAATCAAGGTGTCTGCTGGCCAGTCCGTATCGAGGGGTCAAAAGATAGCGGAGGTAGGCTCTACCGGTCGCTCAACTGGGAATCACTTGCATTTTACCGTCTATAAAAACGATGTTGAGGTCAACCCAATGCCGTACTTGAAGTAG
- the uvrA gene encoding excinuclease ABC subunit UvrA produces MPLEHIVVKGARAHNLKNVDVVIPRDKFVVLTGLSGSGKSSLAFDTIYAEGQRRYVESLSAYARQFLGQMDKPDVDSIEGLSPAISIDQKTTSRNPRSTVGTVTEIYDYLRLLYARVGRAVCPEHGIEIQSQTIEQMVDRLLEYPERTRMQILAPMVQGRKGEHVKLLEDIRKQGFVRVRVNGEITDLSEDIKLEKNKKHNIEVVVDRIVVKPDVQSRLADSLETALRLADGKVIVDVMEQEELLFSEKHACPVCGFSIGELEPRIFSFNSPFGACSECDGLGVKLEVDPDMVVPDATKTLDDGAIGAWEPKTSTYYQQLLESACRHFNIRMDVPYEELTAAHRQILMYGSEGEKIHFRYENEFGQVREAVVPFEGVVINLQRRHLETSSDYIREQIEGFMSQKACPVCKGQRLRQESLAVKVGERSISELTTLSILDAHQFVDGLELTERETKIANLIVKEIKARLNFLIDVGLDYLTLSRAAGTLSGGEAQRIRLATQIGSSLMGVLYILDEPSIGLHQRDNARLIKTLEHMTKLGNTLIVVEHDEDTMMACDYIIDIGPGAGIHGGQIVAAGTPEEVMKDPNSLTGAYLSGRKFIPVPMERRKPSDKWIKIEGAKENNLKNVTAKLPLGVFVAVTGVSGSGKSTLINEILQKTLARDLNKAKVKPGEHRRILGLEHLDKVIDIDQSPIGRTPRSNPATYTGVFDDIRDLFASTNEAKVRGYKKGRFSFNVKGGRCEACSGDGIIKIEMHFLPDVYVPCEVCHGKRYNRETLDVKYKGKSIADVLEMTIEDGVEFFRNLPKIERKLQTIVDVGLGYMKLGQPATTLSGGEAQRVKLASELYRRSTGRTLYILDEPTTGLHTDDIDRLLKVLQRLVENGDTVLVIEHNLDVIKTVDYIVDLGPEGGTRGGEIVGTGTPEEVAKMEGSYTGIYLKPILERDRERTNAKLEQFVSK; encoded by the coding sequence ATGCCATTAGAACATATTGTCGTAAAGGGTGCACGTGCCCACAACCTGAAAAATGTTGATGTAGTCATTCCGAGGGACAAATTCGTCGTTTTGACGGGTTTGTCTGGCTCGGGTAAGTCCTCGCTCGCTTTTGACACGATTTACGCAGAGGGACAACGACGCTATGTCGAGTCTCTGTCTGCATACGCCCGTCAATTTCTCGGGCAGATGGACAAGCCGGACGTGGATTCGATTGAGGGACTTTCCCCTGCGATCTCGATTGACCAGAAAACGACGAGCCGCAACCCTCGCTCCACGGTAGGGACGGTTACGGAAATCTACGACTATTTGCGCCTTTTGTATGCGCGTGTCGGTAGAGCGGTTTGCCCGGAGCATGGTATCGAGATCCAATCCCAGACCATTGAACAAATGGTTGATCGACTATTGGAGTATCCTGAGCGCACGAGAATGCAGATTCTAGCTCCCATGGTACAAGGTCGTAAGGGAGAGCACGTCAAGCTGCTCGAGGACATCCGCAAGCAAGGCTTCGTCCGTGTGCGGGTCAATGGTGAAATTACCGATTTGTCCGAAGACATCAAGCTGGAAAAGAACAAGAAGCATAACATTGAGGTTGTCGTTGACCGGATTGTCGTAAAGCCGGATGTACAGTCTCGTCTGGCAGACTCCTTGGAAACGGCACTTCGTTTAGCAGATGGCAAGGTCATCGTCGATGTGATGGAGCAAGAAGAGCTGCTGTTCAGTGAAAAGCATGCTTGCCCGGTATGCGGATTCTCCATCGGAGAGCTGGAGCCGCGGATTTTCTCCTTTAACAGCCCGTTTGGTGCTTGCTCGGAGTGCGACGGATTGGGTGTCAAGCTGGAGGTAGACCCGGATATGGTCGTTCCCGATGCGACGAAGACGCTCGATGACGGGGCGATTGGCGCATGGGAGCCGAAGACTTCTACTTACTATCAACAATTGCTGGAATCGGCTTGTCGCCATTTTAACATTCGGATGGATGTGCCATATGAGGAGCTCACGGCAGCGCACCGACAAATCTTGATGTACGGCAGTGAAGGCGAAAAAATTCACTTCCGTTATGAGAACGAGTTCGGGCAAGTGCGCGAGGCAGTCGTACCGTTCGAGGGTGTCGTCATCAACCTGCAACGACGTCATCTGGAGACCAGCTCGGATTACATCCGCGAGCAAATCGAAGGATTTATGAGCCAAAAGGCGTGTCCTGTCTGCAAAGGCCAACGTTTGCGTCAGGAGAGCTTGGCGGTAAAGGTCGGGGAGCGGAGCATTTCCGAGCTGACTACGCTGTCGATTCTCGATGCACATCAGTTTGTCGATGGGCTGGAACTGACAGAGCGGGAAACGAAGATCGCGAACCTGATCGTAAAAGAAATCAAGGCGCGACTGAACTTCTTGATTGATGTCGGACTGGATTACCTGACACTGAGCCGGGCGGCGGGAACACTGTCCGGGGGAGAAGCGCAGCGGATTCGATTAGCTACACAGATCGGTTCTAGCCTGATGGGCGTTCTCTACATTTTGGATGAGCCGAGTATCGGATTGCATCAGCGGGATAACGCCCGTCTGATCAAGACGTTGGAGCATATGACCAAGCTGGGGAATACATTGATCGTCGTCGAGCATGACGAGGATACGATGATGGCCTGCGATTATATTATCGATATTGGCCCGGGCGCTGGCATACATGGCGGTCAAATCGTAGCGGCAGGAACCCCGGAAGAAGTCATGAAGGACCCTAACTCCTTGACGGGTGCTTATTTGAGCGGGCGCAAATTCATCCCCGTACCGATGGAGCGTCGCAAGCCTTCGGACAAATGGATCAAGATTGAGGGCGCGAAGGAAAACAACCTGAAAAACGTCACTGCGAAGCTTCCTCTAGGCGTTTTTGTTGCCGTAACAGGTGTATCTGGCTCAGGAAAAAGTACGCTGATCAATGAAATTTTGCAAAAGACACTGGCTCGTGATTTGAATAAGGCAAAGGTGAAGCCAGGTGAGCATCGTCGCATCCTGGGACTGGAGCATCTGGATAAGGTGATCGACATCGATCAATCTCCAATTGGTCGTACACCACGTTCCAATCCGGCGACGTATACAGGTGTTTTTGACGACATTCGCGACCTGTTTGCTTCCACCAATGAAGCCAAAGTGCGCGGCTATAAAAAAGGACGCTTCAGCTTTAACGTCAAGGGCGGCCGTTGTGAAGCGTGCAGCGGTGATGGGATCATTAAAATCGAGATGCACTTTTTGCCGGATGTGTATGTGCCTTGCGAAGTTTGCCATGGCAAGCGCTACAACCGCGAGACGCTCGATGTGAAATACAAAGGCAAGAGCATTGCTGATGTCTTGGAAATGACGATCGAGGATGGGGTAGAGTTTTTCCGCAATCTGCCGAAGATTGAGCGCAAGCTACAGACCATCGTCGACGTAGGACTGGGATATATGAAGCTTGGACAGCCTGCTACCACGCTCTCTGGCGGTGAAGCACAACGCGTCAAGCTGGCCTCCGAGCTGTATCGACGCAGCACTGGACGTACCTTGTACATTTTGGATGAACCGACAACCGGTCTGCATACAGATGATATCGATCGTTTGCTGAAGGTACTGCAACGATTGGTAGAAAACGGCGATACAGTGCTGGTCATCGAGCACAATCTGGATGTCATCAAAACGGTGGATTACATCGTGGATTTGGGGCCGGAGGGTGGTACCCGTGGCGGAGAAATTGTCGGAACGGGAACACCGGAAGAAGTGGCAAAAATGGAAGGCTCTTATACGGGTATCTATTTGAAGCCGATTTTGGAACGTGATAGAGAACGGACGAATGCCAAGCTAGAGCAATTCGTTTCGAAGTAA
- a CDS encoding S41 family peptidase — MRWKGRTVIALVLISMVASSFVTMAIMKTSASASSSQGGALTASSMALFSGSGDYPKEFQKLYEAFSAIKKDYIQNVTNEQLVEGAIGGMVGSLEDPYSDYMDPRSAEEFTSTLHSTFQGIGTEVTMQNGRVTVVSPFKNSPAERAGLRPNDQILSVNDESLEGLDLHQAVTKIRGPKGTKAVLKVVRAGVPEPLTIVCVRDDIPIETVNSQIIEKNGVKVGVINLTQFSTDTAKHFKEQLAALEQKGIGGLVIDVRGNPGGYLLAVKEIGEILVPNKGKIVQIEYGNGGQQKEEYFSTTEAAKPYPISVLINGGSASASEILAGALRDSGNYKLVGEKTFGKGTVQSTMEMNDKSQLKLTIAKWVTPKGEWVHKKGITPDFAVKQPDYFNATLLPADKVLQRDMAGTDVKNLQLILKGLNLSPGREDGYFDEKTEDAIKQFQSSNKLEVTGKVDAKTRSSLEESLRKTMTKPENDLQLQKALDVVTGK, encoded by the coding sequence GTGAGATGGAAAGGACGTACCGTAATCGCGCTTGTACTCATCTCGATGGTAGCCAGCAGTTTTGTTACGATGGCAATCATGAAGACATCGGCTAGCGCTAGTTCAAGTCAAGGTGGGGCTTTAACAGCATCCAGCATGGCGCTGTTTTCTGGGAGCGGAGATTATCCGAAAGAGTTCCAGAAGCTGTACGAGGCGTTTTCAGCAATCAAGAAAGATTACATCCAAAATGTCACCAATGAGCAGTTAGTAGAGGGTGCAATTGGCGGAATGGTCGGGTCGCTCGAAGATCCGTACAGTGATTACATGGACCCTCGTTCTGCTGAGGAGTTCACATCTACCCTACACTCGACTTTCCAAGGGATCGGGACAGAGGTAACGATGCAAAATGGTCGGGTAACGGTTGTTTCGCCATTCAAAAACTCTCCAGCTGAGCGTGCAGGGCTACGGCCAAACGACCAAATTTTGAGTGTAAATGATGAATCCCTTGAAGGATTGGATCTGCATCAGGCAGTGACGAAGATTCGTGGTCCAAAAGGAACGAAGGCGGTTCTCAAAGTAGTGAGGGCCGGAGTGCCAGAGCCTCTTACTATCGTGTGTGTACGTGACGATATTCCGATTGAGACGGTGAACAGTCAGATCATCGAGAAGAACGGTGTTAAAGTAGGTGTGATCAACCTTACCCAATTCTCGACAGACACAGCTAAGCACTTCAAAGAACAGCTGGCTGCTCTCGAGCAGAAGGGGATTGGTGGTCTGGTTATTGACGTTCGGGGCAATCCGGGCGGGTATTTGCTGGCTGTGAAAGAAATCGGAGAAATCCTCGTACCGAATAAAGGCAAGATCGTGCAAATCGAGTATGGAAATGGCGGACAGCAAAAAGAAGAGTATTTCTCGACTACAGAAGCTGCGAAGCCTTACCCAATCTCGGTACTGATTAATGGCGGAAGCGCCAGTGCTTCGGAGATTCTCGCAGGTGCTCTGCGGGATAGCGGCAACTACAAGCTGGTCGGTGAGAAGACCTTTGGTAAAGGAACCGTTCAGAGTACAATGGAAATGAACGACAAGAGCCAATTGAAGCTGACGATTGCCAAGTGGGTCACGCCGAAGGGTGAATGGGTCCATAAAAAAGGCATTACGCCAGACTTTGCAGTCAAGCAACCAGACTATTTCAACGCGACTCTGTTGCCGGCAGACAAAGTATTGCAGCGCGATATGGCTGGCACTGACGTGAAAAACCTGCAGCTCATCTTAAAGGGCTTGAATCTGTCCCCAGGACGAGAAGATGGCTATTTTGATGAAAAGACAGAGGACGCAATCAAGCAGTTCCAATCCTCCAACAAACTGGAGGTAACTGGCAAAGTAGACGCGAAGACACGCTCTTCGCTGGAAGAAAGTCTCCGTAAAACGATGACGAAGCCAGAGAATGACCTGCAATTGCAAAAAGCTCTGGATGTCGTCACGGGCAAGTAA
- a CDS encoding phage holin family protein, with the protein MSRWIIKMLLNGAALLLISNWFHSIYVANFTVALWATLILGMVNTVIRPILLFFTFPLQVLTIGLFWFVINAVTFALTAYFIDGFEVGPWPDNIGTVIVAAALMSIFGYLIEVVVGMKKEKR; encoded by the coding sequence ATGAGCCGCTGGATAATCAAAATGCTTTTAAATGGGGCTGCGCTGCTTTTGATCAGCAATTGGTTCCATTCCATTTATGTCGCGAATTTCACAGTAGCACTATGGGCTACGTTGATTTTGGGGATGGTCAACACAGTGATTCGACCGATTCTGCTGTTTTTTACTTTTCCCTTGCAAGTATTGACGATCGGATTGTTCTGGTTTGTCATTAATGCCGTGACGTTTGCGTTGACTGCCTACTTTATTGATGGATTTGAAGTGGGGCCATGGCCTGACAACATTGGTACTGTCATCGTGGCTGCAGCACTGATGAGTATTTTTGGCTACCTCATTGAAGTGGTGGTAGGGATGAAAAAAGAAAAGAGGTAG
- a CDS encoding PDZ domain-containing protein yields MEAGNYLLSVEMITTANQMPWFFFLLVEVRQLAIQADMLTIAYGFAAFFINPVFYLFLVFIYLHYRRQMNLERQLFAARIQSPLLSTIRTVGMGLVGGLLISLLSAGLGVVVQAQDLWILWGLALILALIRLRFLCFAYAAGILAILHAITQVIPPVTDVPGLSYVWEMIRQAKPLPLLALVAVMHLIEAMLVRWNGGRDASPLFVEGQRGRIVGAYLLHSFWLTPAVLFVQMEPGAISGALYPGWPFFSPEAASFGLMLLPTVTGFSDMTQTMTPYRKATQVAKNLTLYAIGLLGLCALTVWFYPLVLLAAIFALFGHEALFFWSQYQERKRSPYFIQSSRGVKVMGVIPGTRAEEIGITPGEIIVKVNGISVREKEDLYPALQANPAFCKMEVLTREGELKFVQCAVYAGNHHQLGIIVVPDANTRAFVDLKRASVVELIKQKLEKLNVGA; encoded by the coding sequence ATGGAAGCAGGTAATTACCTTCTATCCGTAGAAATGATAACCACGGCAAATCAAATGCCGTGGTTTTTCTTTCTTTTAGTTGAGGTGAGGCAATTGGCGATACAGGCAGATATGCTTACCATTGCATATGGCTTTGCCGCATTTTTTATCAATCCTGTCTTCTATCTCTTTCTGGTATTTATTTATTTGCATTATCGCAGACAGATGAATCTGGAAAGACAGCTTTTTGCTGCACGCATTCAGTCCCCCTTGCTCTCGACGATACGGACTGTAGGAATGGGCTTGGTGGGAGGCTTGCTTATCTCTCTTCTTAGTGCAGGTCTCGGCGTGGTCGTGCAAGCACAGGATTTGTGGATACTATGGGGATTGGCGCTCATCTTGGCGCTGATTCGTTTACGGTTTCTCTGTTTCGCATATGCTGCAGGGATTTTGGCGATTTTACACGCGATCACACAGGTCATTCCACCGGTTACGGATGTTCCTGGATTGAGCTATGTCTGGGAAATGATTCGTCAGGCGAAACCTTTGCCGTTGCTTGCGTTAGTTGCGGTCATGCATCTGATTGAAGCGATGCTCGTACGCTGGAATGGCGGGCGGGACGCTTCTCCGCTGTTTGTGGAAGGGCAGCGTGGTCGGATCGTCGGTGCCTATTTGCTTCATTCTTTTTGGCTGACACCAGCCGTGCTGTTCGTACAGATGGAGCCAGGTGCTATCAGTGGTGCGTTGTATCCAGGGTGGCCGTTCTTTTCGCCGGAAGCGGCTTCATTTGGACTGATGCTTTTGCCGACGGTGACCGGATTCTCCGATATGACGCAAACGATGACACCTTATAGAAAAGCAACGCAGGTTGCGAAAAATTTGACGCTGTATGCGATCGGGTTGTTGGGTTTGTGCGCTCTGACTGTATGGTTTTATCCGTTGGTCTTGCTGGCTGCGATTTTTGCGCTATTCGGTCATGAGGCGTTGTTTTTCTGGAGTCAGTATCAAGAAAGAAAGCGTTCGCCTTATTTCATTCAGTCTTCGCGTGGTGTAAAAGTAATGGGTGTCATTCCGGGTACGAGAGCAGAGGAGATCGGCATCACGCCCGGTGAGATTATCGTGAAAGTAAATGGCATTTCAGTGCGGGAAAAAGAAGATTTATATCCAGCACTACAAGCCAATCCTGCCTTTTGCAAAATGGAAGTACTCACGCGTGAAGGCGAGCTGAAGTTCGTACAGTGTGCGGTCTATGCGGGCAATCATCACCAACTGGGGATCATTGTGGTTCCGGATGCAAATACCCGTGCATTTGTTGATTTGAAACGCGCCAGTGTAGTCGAGCTGATCAAGCAAAAGCTGGAGAAGCTGAATGTGGGAGCATAA
- a CDS encoding HD domain-containing protein, with the protein MDYVKDSLAALPADLVAEAQRCFDGQDPAHDWQHNLRVMAMCERIGREEGADMEVLRLAALLHDIGRAEERQTGECHAEISARLAGEWLSERSMTEAFISRVQSAILAHRFRKDRPPHSLEEKILFDADKLDSIGAIGVARVFAYTGVIGQPIQSDDPNQHTPYKEYTWKLQRIKDKLFTKTAQKIAEDRHRFMTTFFEQWEWEVTGIR; encoded by the coding sequence ATGGATTACGTGAAGGATTCTCTTGCCGCATTACCTGCCGATCTGGTGGCAGAAGCACAGAGGTGCTTTGATGGACAAGATCCTGCTCACGATTGGCAGCATAATTTGCGTGTGATGGCGATGTGTGAGCGAATTGGCCGCGAGGAAGGGGCAGATATGGAAGTGCTGCGCCTCGCTGCTTTGCTGCATGATATCGGGAGAGCAGAAGAACGGCAAACAGGTGAGTGCCATGCCGAAATCAGCGCGAGACTAGCAGGAGAATGGCTCTCCGAACGCAGTATGACGGAAGCATTCATCTCACGTGTACAGTCTGCCATTCTCGCCCATCGTTTTCGTAAAGACCGACCTCCACATTCCTTGGAAGAAAAGATCCTGTTTGATGCTGACAAGCTGGATTCGATTGGGGCTATTGGAGTGGCTCGGGTTTTTGCTTATACTGGGGTTATTGGGCAGCCCATACAATCGGATGACCCGAATCAGCATACACCTTATAAAGAATACACGTGGAAGCTGCAACGCATCAAAGACAAGCTCTTCACCAAGACTGCCCAGAAAATCGCCGAAGACAGGCATCGATTTATGACAACGTTTTTTGAGCAATGGGAATGGGAAGTAACGGGGATTCGTTAA
- a CDS encoding flagellar hook assembly protein FlgD: MSDTGTTVKNNPYIQPHMSYKGKKEFSTELDQNAFMKLMLEQLKHQDPMSPMDNSQFIQQTSMLTMVEKITKMTTLMEQSNNSMVTLEKYEKLVGRTASYSLTTKDEMTGETSTEQKEGVLDAVYMDQGKIYFRIAGESTPIPLADVSGLESQGLAGNTLDNSVKYMEMIGREISYKVTKEVDRDGNPATTHDVSKVDEILNGVITGFTTKNGTAQFQLDNGSTVKAEEIVGMTVKPENRTMGNSLAYAQMIGYNITYNQSQTNPDGTTTNTPLTGVVKAVSMKNGVVEFVLKDDKKVALNQITGFEATA, encoded by the coding sequence ATGTCAGATACCGGAACAACCGTCAAAAATAACCCTTATATACAACCGCATATGAGCTATAAAGGCAAAAAGGAATTCTCCACCGAGCTCGACCAAAATGCCTTTATGAAGCTCATGCTGGAGCAGTTAAAGCATCAAGACCCTATGTCCCCAATGGACAACTCTCAGTTCATCCAGCAAACAAGTATGCTGACCATGGTAGAAAAAATCACAAAAATGACCACGCTGATGGAGCAATCGAACAACAGCATGGTCACTTTGGAAAAGTATGAAAAGCTGGTAGGTCGTACAGCCTCGTATTCCCTTACTACAAAAGACGAAATGACGGGAGAAACTTCGACGGAGCAGAAAGAAGGCGTACTTGATGCCGTCTACATGGATCAAGGCAAAATCTACTTCCGTATCGCAGGCGAATCGACACCGATTCCGCTGGCAGACGTCTCCGGACTGGAATCGCAAGGTCTGGCTGGCAATACGCTTGATAACAGCGTGAAGTACATGGAAATGATCGGTCGAGAGATTTCCTATAAAGTAACCAAGGAAGTCGACCGGGATGGCAATCCAGCTACCACACACGACGTTTCCAAAGTTGATGAAATCTTGAATGGCGTCATCACTGGCTTTACCACCAAAAACGGTACCGCACAATTCCAACTGGATAATGGATCAACCGTAAAAGCCGAAGAAATCGTAGGCATGACGGTGAAACCTGAAAACAGAACAATGGGCAACTCTCTTGCCTACGCGCAAATGATCGGCTACAACATCACGTACAACCAGTCTCAAACGAATCCGGACGGCACCACTACTAATACTCCTCTTACCGGAGTGGTTAAAGCTGTCAGCATGAAAAACGGAGTAGTAGAATTCGTCCTCAAGGATGATAAAAAAGTCGCTCTCAATCAAATCACAGGATTCGAAGCAACTGCCTAG